From Clavelina lepadiformis chromosome 9, kaClaLepa1.1, whole genome shotgun sequence, the proteins below share one genomic window:
- the LOC143470572 gene encoding uncharacterized protein LOC143470572 — protein MMSQRNGLTSSIHIELDLPRNLGKSRRKLPSIPSNTVKNHETSTNFSTFAFNNPGFCGNQQFPESTNLRKSSRTLPTGNDDIYSDFYEDNDVIGSIIQRIRKPFCNKGSYNVSKAIAVETIYSNSENSMNHENETMQSNNDVIPENCCHLCSHQLTRGLNWIKGKIIRGGSNIQRKFCPRRDALSAGKVLYLGNISTILCGGQGSTDIAVGKIWKRSREGKIGVPMTLKFECETLALSCHHAFENKDTRSETLSPKFFVYRRLTEVCVNRHLPQILALIYRHEGQFKTVHLCCHAMLVKNKTKAKKLAKQINLRRSEAHNTHQRKINEYSNHCKGAQIMSSPAKSFSEKFSDERNLSKTKDNSRERNLFTIPEYKETL, from the exons atgatgtcacaacgAAATGGACTTACTTCCAGTATCCATATTGAACTCGATTTACCCAGAAATCTTGGGAAATCTCGACGAAAACTTCCCAGTATTCCCTCCAATACCGTCAAAAATCATGAAACATCGACCAACTTCTCAACATTTGCTTTCAACAATCCTGGTTTTTGTGGTAACCAGCAGTTTCCAGAATcaacaaatttgagaaaaagtTCAAGGACGTTGCCAACCGGAAATGACGACATTTACAGCGACTTTTATGAAGATAATGACGTAATTGGAAGCATCATTCAAAGAATCAGAAAACCGTTTTGCAACAAAGGCAGTTATAACGTATCCAAAGCCATCGCGGTTGAAACAATTTATTCAAACTCCGAAAATTCAATGAACCATGAAAACGAAACAATGCAGTcgaacaatgacgtcataccaGAAAATTGTTGCCACTTATGTTCACACCAATTGACGCGAGGCTTGAATTGGATTAAAGGAAAAATTATAAGAGGCGGAAGTAATATACAACGGAAATTTTGTCCGCGAAGAGACGCTTTATCCGCGGGGAAAGTGCTGTATCTTGGCAATATCTCGACAATCTTATGCGGAG GGCAGGGGTCGACGGATATCGCGGTGGGAAAAATTTGGAAGCGGAGTCGAGAAGGAAAAATCGGAGTTCCGATGACTTTAAAATTCGAATGTGAAACACTCGCTCTCTCCTGTCATCATGCGTTTGAAAATAAGGACACAAGAAGTGAAACTTTATCGCCAAAATTCTTCGTTTATCGAAG ATTGACTGAAGTTTGCGTCAATCGACACCTGCCTCAAATCTTGGCTTTGATATATCGACACGAGGGCCAGTTTAAAACTGTCCATCTTTGCTGTCACGCAATGttggttaaaaataaaacgaaagcAAAGAAACTG GCAAAACAAATCAATTTGCGACGATCTGAGGCTCACAACACCCACCAACggaaaataaatgaatattCCAACCACTGCAAGGGGGCGCAAATAATGAGCTCGCCGGCGAAGTCTTTCTCAGAAAAGTTTTCCGACGAAAGAAACCTTAGCAAGACGAAAGACAATTCACGCGAGAGAAATTTATTTACGATTCCGGAATATAAAGAAACATTATGA
- the LOC143471116 gene encoding uncharacterized protein LOC143471116, which yields MGDRGSLWKAPEVTILITEWGSEKIQKMISTAKSHKDVFEKIAAKLPGRDALSCQKKIQALRRQYLKYKDSVSKTRRSSNSDIPMPNSIANHYDLLDSILSDRPVTSSVVLESSDVEEYVLTPAEDDVGSLKIIAVKSEVSELNAEKMKVVPKPAKRQKLARESREDKFLQSISEITSNLFETNRRQEDERMQAFMNFQEKQIEKEREHELKVLQILTKNNYSMEPK from the exons ATGGGCGACAGAGGAAGTCTTTGGAAAGCTCCAGAAGTAACTATTTTAATTACTGAATGGGGCAgcgaaaaaattcaaaaaatgatttcaacaGCCAAGTCCCACAAAGatgtgtttgaaaaaatagCTGCCAAACTTCCAGGGAGAGATGCTCTGTCATGTCAAAAAAAGATACAAGCTCTGCGCAGGCAGTACTTGAAATATAAGGATAGTGTTAGTAAAACCAGACGGTCATCTAATTCAGACATTCCTATGCCAAATTCTATCGCAAATCACTATGATTTGTTGGATTCAATTCTATCAGATCGACCTGTGACAAGCTCAGTTGTGTTGGAATCTAGTGACGTTGAAG AGTATGTTTTAACACCTGCTGAAGATGATGTAGGCTCTTTAAAGATCATTGCTGTGAAATCTGAAGTCTCAGAACTCAACGCAGAGAAAATGAAAGTTGTTCCGAAGCCAGCAAAAAGGCAAAAAT TGGCTCGAGAATCAAGAGAAGATAAGTTTCTGCAAAGCATCTCAGAGATAACGAGTAATCTTTTTGAAACCAACAGAAGACAAGAAGATGAACGGATGCAAGCATTTATGAATTTCCAG GAAAAACAAATCGAAAAAGAAAGGGAACACGAGCTGAAAGTTTTACAGATACTTACGAAAAA CAATTATAGTATGGAACCAAAATGA